A genomic region of Trifolium pratense cultivar HEN17-A07 linkage group LG3, ARS_RC_1.1, whole genome shotgun sequence contains the following coding sequences:
- the LOC123918270 gene encoding putative F-box/LRR-repeat protein 23 yields MGPNWLELPIDITRNILQRLDIINIVTSICLVCPLWWNICKDPSMWRTIHMSNNETSRYSDEDLVNICRYAAERSCGQLEDIEIVSFCTDNLLQYIASCGSQLRRIRLTDCQYISYNQFSEVVNKFPMLEELDITFSKPCKGSLEVIGQSCPLLKSLKFSRLISEEYMKWNDDAFVIAKTMPELRHLSMIDNRLTNVGLEAILDGCPLLESLDLQNCFLLDLRGSLGKRCCDQIKDFVLPPDDENLDIDSEDENQFAMMLSNLHV; encoded by the exons ATGGGACCAAATTGGCTTGAACTTCCAATAGACATTACAAGAAACATCCTTCAGAGGCTCGATATCATTAACATTGTAACAAGTATATGTCTAGTGTGCCCTCTATGGTGGAATATCTGCAAGGATCCTTCAATGTGGCGCACCATTCATATGAGTAACAATGAAACTTCTCGTTACTCTGATGAGGATTTGGTTAATATTTGTCGTTATGCTGCTGAAAGAAGTTGCGGTCAATTGGAAGACATTGagattgtttctttttgcacCGACAACCTCCTACAATACATAGCTAGTTG TGGAAGTCAGCTACGACGCATACGGCTTACAGATTGTCAATATATTTCATACAATCAATTTAGTGAAGTTGTAAACAAATTTCCAATGTTAGAGGAGCTTGACATTACATTTAGCAAGCCATGTAAGGGTTCTCTTGAAGTCATTGGTCAGAGTTGTCCACTTTTGAAATCACTGAAATTTAGCCGATTGATCAGCGAAGAATATATGAAATGGAATGATGATGCATTTGTTATTGCAAAAACCATGCCTGAGCTACGCCATCTTTCGATGATTGATAACAGACTCACTAATGTTGGGTTGGAAGCCATTCTTGATGGATGCCCCCTTCTTGAATCTCTTGACCTGCAAAATTGTTTTCTTCTTGATTTGAGGGGTAGTTTGGGGAAAAGGTGTTGTGATCAGATTAAAGATTTTGTACTTCCACCCGATGATGAAAATCTAGATATTGACTCCGAAGATGAAAATCAATTTGCAATGATGTTAAGTAATTTGCATGTTTGA